The following proteins are encoded in a genomic region of Candidatus Eisenbacteria bacterium:
- a CDS encoding pyridoxal phosphate-dependent aminotransferase, with protein sequence MRYADRMRDLGTETAFEVLAKARALEAKGRTIVHLEIGEPDFDTPANIRAAAARALEGGFTHYGPSAGLPEVREAIAAFISKDRGLPTAPDQVVVTPGGKPVLTFAVLACVNPGDEVIVPNPGFPIYESAVRFAGGKPVSLALREDRGFRFGAADIEPLLTPRTRMLILNSPHNPTGSVLAPRDLDDIASLIRNREIFVLSDEIYGKILYEGTHETIATRPDVAERTILLDGFSKTYAMTGWRLGYGVMNATLAKHVARLATNVYSCATSFVQRAAPEALNGPQDEVRAMVAEFRRRRDVIVDGLNAIPGVRCAKPAGAFYVFPNVTGLGMKSADLEQALLNDAGVAVLSGTAFGSQGEGYLRFSYANSIENIREGIRRFEAFAQSHVKAAR encoded by the coding sequence ATGCGCTACGCGGATCGCATGAGGGATCTCGGCACCGAAACCGCCTTCGAGGTGCTCGCGAAGGCGAGAGCCCTCGAGGCGAAGGGGCGCACGATCGTGCATCTAGAGATCGGGGAGCCAGACTTCGACACGCCCGCCAACATCCGGGCAGCCGCGGCGCGCGCCCTCGAAGGCGGCTTTACCCACTACGGCCCCTCGGCCGGTCTTCCCGAGGTGCGCGAGGCGATCGCCGCCTTCATCTCGAAGGATCGCGGTCTTCCGACGGCGCCCGATCAGGTCGTTGTGACCCCGGGCGGAAAGCCGGTCTTAACCTTCGCCGTCCTCGCCTGCGTCAATCCGGGCGACGAGGTGATCGTCCCGAATCCGGGCTTTCCGATCTACGAATCGGCGGTCCGTTTCGCGGGCGGAAAGCCGGTTTCCCTGGCGCTCCGCGAGGATCGCGGCTTCCGTTTCGGCGCGGCCGACATCGAGCCGCTCCTGACGCCGCGCACGCGCATGTTGATCCTGAACTCCCCGCACAACCCGACCGGATCGGTCCTGGCGCCGCGCGATCTCGACGACATCGCTTCCCTCATCAGGAATCGCGAGATCTTCGTGCTCTCGGACGAGATCTACGGAAAGATCCTTTACGAGGGAACGCACGAGACGATCGCCACGCGGCCGGATGTGGCGGAGCGGACGATCCTCCTCGACGGTTTCTCCAAGACCTACGCCATGACGGGCTGGAGGCTGGGCTACGGCGTGATGAACGCCACCCTCGCCAAGCACGTCGCGCGCCTCGCGACGAACGTCTACTCGTGCGCGACCTCGTTCGTCCAGCGCGCGGCCCCGGAGGCTCTCAATGGCCCGCAGGACGAAGTGCGTGCCATGGTGGCCGAGTTCCGTCGCCGCCGCGATGTCATCGTCGACGGATTGAACGCGATCCCCGGCGTGCGATGCGCGAAGCCGGCCGGCGCGTTCTACGTGTTTCCCAACGTCACTGGCCTGGGCATGAAGAGCGCCGATCTGGAGCAGGCGCTCTTGAACGACGCCGGGGTCGCCGTTCTCTCGGGCACGGCGTTCGGCTCCCAGGGCGAGGGCTACCTGCGCTTCTCCTACGCCAACTCGATCGAGAACATCCGCGAGGGGATCCGCCGGTTCGAGGCCTTCGCCCAGAGCCACGTCAAAGCGGCCCGCTGA
- the arcC gene encoding carbamate kinase, protein MSGLPKSILITLGGNAILPARGTGTFDEQSAITRLTMQPIAELIRDGVQVVLSHGNGPIVGNILIRNEAARDQIPPMPLDVCGADSQGGIGFMMQQALQNELRRVSVDRTVVTLVTQVVVDERDPAFRRPTKPIGPFYSQDRARLLAKEKGWTVVEDAGRGWRRVVASPRPLEVVEIAAIRKLVADGVIAIAAGGGGIPVARQWDGSLHGVEAVIDKDLASSLLARLLGCEMLCIVTGVDRVALNYGKPDQRDLDCATAEELSRYAAEGHFPSGSMGPKIQAAIEFVRGGGREVVITSPAKVLEALQGKGGTRIRRE, encoded by the coding sequence TTGAGCGGTCTCCCGAAGAGCATCCTCATCACCCTCGGCGGCAACGCCATTCTGCCCGCGCGCGGCACGGGCACGTTCGACGAGCAGTCCGCGATCACGCGGCTGACCATGCAGCCGATCGCTGAGCTGATCCGCGACGGCGTGCAGGTGGTGTTGAGCCACGGCAACGGGCCGATCGTCGGGAACATCCTGATCCGGAACGAGGCCGCGCGCGATCAGATCCCCCCGATGCCGCTCGACGTCTGCGGCGCCGACTCCCAGGGCGGGATCGGATTCATGATGCAGCAGGCGCTTCAGAACGAGCTCCGGCGCGTGTCCGTCGACCGGACCGTCGTGACCCTGGTCACGCAGGTCGTCGTCGACGAGCGCGATCCGGCGTTCCGGCGCCCGACCAAGCCGATCGGGCCCTTTTACTCGCAGGACCGGGCGCGCCTCCTCGCGAAGGAGAAGGGATGGACGGTCGTGGAAGACGCCGGCCGCGGCTGGCGGCGCGTCGTTGCATCGCCGCGGCCGCTCGAGGTCGTGGAGATCGCCGCGATCCGAAAGCTCGTGGCGGACGGCGTGATCGCGATCGCCGCGGGCGGGGGCGGAATCCCGGTCGCGCGGCAGTGGGACGGCTCCCTCCACGGCGTCGAGGCTGTGATCGACAAGGATCTCGCGTCGAGCCTCCTGGCGCGGCTCCTCGGCTGCGAGATGCTCTGCATCGTGACCGGGGTCGATCGCGTGGCGCTGAATTACGGCAAGCCCGATCAGCGCGATCTGGATTGCGCGACGGCCGAGGAGCTTTCGCGGTATGCTGCCGAGGGTCACTTCCCCTCGGGGAGCATGGGACCCAAGATCCAAGCTGCGATTGAGTTCGTTCGAGGGGGCGGACGCGAAGTCGTGATCACCTCGCCGGCGAAAGTTCTGGAGGCGCTCCAAGGGAAGGGCGGGACTCGAATCCGAAGGGAGTAG
- a CDS encoding ATP-binding cassette domain-containing protein, translated as MGDKDVGLKVKGISIADGEPPAVDDLTFSVARGSLHMILGERGTGKTALLEALAGRRPLDEGSIDSGGAAALVSGSTTPAHIRVLDRLLLHRQSRYLGMGIHWKRARREARELAARFGLEAILDVPVEALRPLERRLLELAAASVESPGLLLLDEPTSDLGPHEARQFLAGVKSVASEQKIPAVFTSTWPRDAYPEAEGVTILWRGAAPATVTTRECSEGALVERWTGGVGIRRAPTGPHLPGDPLLRAEGLVSQGRGRETSLAGLDFEVKSGEVLAVVGAPADGLTLLHDALLGSRIPERGTMQFLGKEMTRSSRRHRVESGISFVNPPHSRDQAIAEFTIEENLILGQTGGPPFARGGFLRPESIRGNAVRTLRDFEIPGASPGDRFRDLSQGDRQRIIVAREVIRNPVLLVVRSPAQGLSLAAQEYVRRALVLQCERGSGLLWLTEEPEEAMRVADRLAVLAAGRFVWIPVTETLTREMIIDEMSGAAA; from the coding sequence GTGGGCGACAAGGACGTCGGTCTCAAGGTAAAGGGGATCTCGATCGCGGACGGGGAACCCCCGGCCGTTGATGATCTGACCTTCTCGGTCGCTCGCGGCTCGCTCCACATGATCCTCGGCGAGCGCGGCACCGGAAAGACGGCTCTCTTGGAGGCGCTCGCCGGACGGCGGCCCCTCGACGAAGGGTCGATCGATTCCGGGGGCGCGGCGGCCCTCGTCTCAGGTTCGACCACACCCGCCCACATTCGGGTGCTCGATCGGCTGCTCCTCCACCGGCAGTCGCGGTACCTCGGGATGGGAATCCACTGGAAGCGGGCGCGACGGGAAGCGCGCGAGCTGGCGGCGCGGTTCGGGTTGGAGGCGATCCTCGACGTGCCTGTCGAGGCGCTCCGGCCCCTCGAGCGCCGGCTCCTCGAGCTCGCGGCGGCCTCGGTCGAATCGCCCGGACTCTTGCTGCTCGACGAGCCTACCTCCGATCTCGGGCCGCATGAAGCGCGGCAGTTTCTCGCGGGGGTCAAGTCCGTCGCCTCCGAGCAGAAGATCCCGGCGGTCTTCACCAGCACCTGGCCGCGCGACGCCTACCCTGAGGCGGAAGGCGTGACGATTCTCTGGCGCGGGGCCGCGCCAGCGACGGTGACGACGCGCGAGTGCAGCGAGGGAGCGCTCGTCGAGCGCTGGACGGGCGGCGTCGGAATTCGCAGGGCACCGACCGGTCCCCATCTGCCGGGCGACCCGCTCCTTCGCGCGGAAGGATTGGTATCGCAAGGGCGCGGGCGCGAGACCTCCCTGGCCGGGCTCGATTTCGAGGTCAAATCGGGCGAGGTGCTTGCGGTGGTCGGCGCTCCGGCGGACGGGCTCACCTTGCTCCACGACGCCCTCCTCGGAAGCAGGATCCCGGAGCGCGGAACGATGCAGTTCCTGGGCAAGGAAATGACCCGCTCGTCCCGGCGCCACCGCGTGGAATCGGGGATCAGCTTCGTCAACCCGCCCCACTCGCGCGACCAGGCGATCGCAGAATTCACGATCGAGGAGAACCTGATTCTGGGCCAGACCGGCGGGCCGCCCTTCGCGCGCGGTGGATTCCTACGCCCGGAATCGATCCGAGGGAACGCGGTCCGGACGCTCCGGGACTTCGAGATCCCCGGCGCGTCGCCGGGCGATCGCTTCCGGGACCTGAGCCAGGGCGACCGGCAGCGGATCATCGTCGCCCGTGAGGTGATTCGAAATCCTGTCCTCCTCGTCGTGCGTTCCCCCGCGCAGGGGTTGTCGCTGGCCGCGCAGGAGTACGTGAGGCGGGCGCTGGTCCTCCAGTGCGAGCGGGGGAGCGGCCTCCTCTGGCTCACGGAGGAGCCTGAAGAAGCGATGCGCGTCGCCGATCGTCTGGCCGTGCTCGCCGCGGGGCGCTTCGTGTGGATTCCCGTTACCGAGACGCTGACGCGCGAGATGATCATCGACGAGATGTCGGGGGCCGCGGCGTGA